The Synchiropus splendidus isolate RoL2022-P1 chromosome 1, RoL_Sspl_1.0, whole genome shotgun sequence genome includes a window with the following:
- the ddx10 gene encoding probable ATP-dependent RNA helicase DDX10 isoform X1: MDKKSSDVQKPKAAKYLDTEDPVRNFEKWKKKYNRTKARVKGQRKPKKPEWQVEREDIQRLVSRYDDIDTKEAVKFSDFPISKKTLLGLQAAQYRQPTEIQRQTIAPALRGRDVLGAAKTGSGKTLAFLIPILECLYRQQWTSVDGLGALVISPTRELAYQTFEVLRKIGKNHEFSAGLIIGGKEVKSEAEKIHRTNIVICTPGRLLHHMDQTATFHASNLLMLVLDEADRILDMGFADTMNAIVENLPNTRQTLLFSATQTKSVKDLARLSLKDPEYVSVHENAKFSTPATLEQNYTVCELHQKINMLYSFIRSHLKKKIIVFFACCKEVQYLFRAFCRLRPGIPVLALYGKQKQKKRVEVYNDFVRKQNAVLFATDIAARGLDFPAVNWVLQFDCPEDADTYIHRAGRTARYKEGGEGLLLLLPSEEKGMVAQLQEKKVPVNKIQVNPEKLQNVQQKLEAFLAQEKEQKERAQRCFVSYLRSVYLMSNKAVFDVSKLQLHEYALSLGLAVAPRIRFLNKSQKGQKQEVTNNSDEDEEEEQLKSFKAHLRGEPSQEESGSSDSESSSDDEKEQENKSWPLVLGTDDDEEEDQRDLELLTVKRKDVFNLTEKEANTEGLIKTKKKSTQKETKFKEAKKVLKRNFQVNTKVAFNEEGEMVQMWPPVQRGATAQEDQEDEEESGINVEKAKERLRKEDQEFDKQEYSRKVKAKHREKRLKAKEARREAGKKKSAAGGDDDDDEEDEVVAYLAISSDDEFDPSSLPDPDKHHSPLSSEGEEEEGEKVSAKSTKRHHSESSSEEEEVPTGQRKRRKPEEEDTVLDTGLSLAEDEELVLQLLGGKR; the protein is encoded by the exons ATGGATAAGAAATCATCGGATGTTCAAAAGCCCAAGGCCGCCAAGTATCTGGACACAGAAGACCCTGTCAGGAACTTCGagaaatggaagaagaaatataACCGGACCAAAGCTCGCGTGAAGGGGCAAAGAAAGCCAAAGAAGCCGGAGTGGCAGGTTGAGAGAGAAGACAtccagagactggtcagcaggtACGATGACATCGACACCAAGGAGGCGGTCAAGTTTTCAGATTTCCCTATCTCAAAGAAAACATTGTTAGGGTTACAGGCAGCTCAGTACCGTCAACCCACCGAGATCCAAAGGCAGACAATCGCTCCGGCTCTGAGGGGCAGAGATGTGCTCGGTGCTGCTAAAACCGGCTCCGGCAAAACCTTAGCCTTCCTCATACCGATCTTGGAATGTTTGTACCGCCAGCAGTGGACCTCCGTGGATGGACTTGGCGCGTTGGTCATCTCCCCTACCAGGGAACTCGCCTACCAAACATTTGAGGTTCTGCGCAAAATCGGGAAGAACCACGAGTTCTCAGCTGGGCTTATAATCGGAGGAAAGGAGGTCAAAAGTGAAGCCGAGAAGATTCACAGGACAAACATCGTCATCTGCACCCCTGGCAGGCTCCTGCACCACATGGACCAGACTGCCACTTTCCATGCCTCAAATCTCCTCATGCTGGTGCTAGATGAAGCTGACCGCATTCTGGATATGGGGTTTGCTGACACAATGAATGCCATTGTGGAGAATCTTCCAAACACCAGACAGACCTTGCTGTTTTCAGCTACACAAACCAAGTCAGTCAAAGACCTGGCCCGCCTCAGTCTCAAAGATCCAGAGTATGTGTCGGTGCATGAAAATGCTAAGTTTAGCACCCCCGCCACCCTGGAGCAGAACTACACAGTGTGTGAGCTTCACCAGAAGATCAACATGCTCTACTCTTTCATTCGTAGTCACCTGAAAAAGAAGATCATCGTCTTCTTCGCTTGTTGTAAAGAGGTCCAGTATCTGTTCCGGGCCTTCTGCCGGCTCAGACCCGGCATCCCTGTTTTGGCACTGTATGGAAAGCAGAAGCAAAAGAAAAGAGTGGAAGTCTACAACGATTTTGTGCGAAAGCAAAATGCTGTTTTGTTCGCCACGGATATCGCAGCCAGGGGGCTGGACTTCCCTGCGGTCAACTGGGTCCTACAGTTCGACTGTCCTGAGGACGCAGACACCTACATCCACAGAGCAGGTCGGACAGCCCGTTAcaaggagggaggtgaggggcTTCTTCTGTTGCTCCCCTCAGAAGAAAAAGGCATGGTCGCCCAGCTGCAAGAGAAGAAGGTGCCAGTCAATAAGATCCAA GTGAACCCAGAGAAATTGCAGAACGTCCAACAGAAGTTGGAGGCTTTCCTTGctcaggagaaggagcagaaagAGCGTGCCCAGAGGTGTTTTGTGTCCTACCTGCGCTCTGTCTACTTGATGAGCAACAAGGCTGTTTTTGATGTTTCTAAACTGCAGCTACATGAGTATGCTCTCTCTCTTGGCCTGGCTGTGGCCCCGAGGATCCGCTTCTTAAACAAAAGTCAAAAAGGGCAGAAGCAAGAAGTGACAAATAAttcagatgaagatgaggaggaagagcagttgAAGAGCTTCAAAGCACATCTTAGGGGAGAACCTTCTCAAGAGGAAAGTGGGAGTTCTGATTCAGAAAGTTCCAGCGATGATGAGAAAGAGCAAGAGAACAAGTCCTGGCCTCTGGTTCTGGgtactgatgatgatgaagaggaagatcaACGAGACCTTGAACTGCTGACCGTTAAAAGAAAAGATGTTTTCAACCTGACAGAAAAGGAGGCAAATACTGAGGGTCTCataaagacgaagaagaagagtACCCAGAAAGAGACAAAGTTCAAGGAAGCCAAGAAAGTTCTGAAGAGGAATTTCCAGGTCAATACCAAAGTGGCTTTCAATGAGGAAGGGGAAATGGTGCAGATGTGGCCTCCTGTGCAGCGTGGTGCCACAGCCCAGGAAGaccaggaggacgaggaggagtcAGGCATCAACGTAGAAAAAGCCAAGGAACGTCTCCGGAAGGAGGACCAGGAGTTTGACAAGCAGGAGTACAGTCGTAAGGTCAAGGCCAAGCACAGAGAGAAGAGGTTGAAAGCCAAGGAGGCCCGTCGGGAGGCAGGCAAGAAGAagtctgctgctggtggtgatgatgatgatgatgaggaagatgaggtggtCGCCTATCTGGCCATCAGCAGTGATGATGAGTTTGACCCCAGCAGTCTGCCTGACCCGGACAAACACCACTCTCCTCTCTCGTctgagggggaggaagaggagggagagaaggttAGTGCCAAGTCTACCAAGCGCCACCACAGTGAGAGCAgttctgaggaggaggaagtgccCACAGGAcagaggaaaaggaggaagcCTGAAGAAGAGGACACTGTCTTGGACACTGGTCTGTCTCTGGCTGAAGATGAGGAGCTGGTTCTGCAACTTCTGGGAGGAAAAAGATAA